A region of Carassius auratus strain Wakin chromosome 11, ASM336829v1, whole genome shotgun sequence DNA encodes the following proteins:
- the LOC113110958 gene encoding T-box brain protein 1-like, translating to MLITKQGRRMFPFLSVIVAGLDPTCHYNIVVDVILADPNHWRFQGGKWVTCGKADTDVTDNRVYTHPDSPNTGAHWMRQEISFGKLKLTNNKGASSNSTQMIILQSLHKYQPRVHVIEINKSGDEDTSDPDRVQTFTFPETQFIAVTAYQNTDITQLKIDHNPFAKGFRDNYDKSYSGSDADRLTPKLGDSSQSQMLPGSRYTMTSSLFQEQFVSSYTQSFFPTFTPDPGLATANQSQESSLGSGQHWLVSSTAAPLYESDINTAALLSCATVGVKGLPFTGSTSTSLDYYTSATGWNSQGSLENSSKTSSILPTWVLDAGLERSTQSNYIPEDEDMLEIDRSALGVSKKLEGEDATDSTWTETQSSIKSVKSSDVRISSEAQLKNPSISPVSDIQTAKDMQNRAKNGIKESDFFHFDTQT from the exons ATGCTCATTACCAAACAGGGGCG CCGAATGTTTCCGTTTCTAAGTGTTATTGTTGCTGGTCTTGACCCGACGTGCCATTATAATATTGTTGTGGATGTGATTCTGGCGGATCCGAACCACTGGAGGTTTCAGGGCGGAAAATGGGTTACCTGCGGAAAGGCGGACACTGATGTTACGG atAACCGAGTATACACGCACCCGGACTCTCCAAACACCGGCGCGCACTGGATGCGTCAGGAAATCTCTTTTGGAAAACTGAAGCTGACGAACAACAAGGGAGCTTCCAGCAACTCTACTCAA ATGATCATCCTACAGTCTCTCCATAAGTATCAGCCGAGGGTACATGTGATCGAAATAAACAAGAGTGGAGATGAAGATACGAGTGATCCTGATCGAGTACAGACATTTACCTTTCCCGAAACACAGTTTATAGCTGTCACAGCTTACCAGAACACAGAT ATAACACAACTAAAAATTGATCACAATCCATTTGCTAAAGGATTTCGGGATAATTATGATAA AAGTTACAGTGGCTCTGACGCTGACCGATTGACTCCTAAACTCGGTGACTCTTCACAATCTCAGATGCTGCCTGGCTCACGGTACACAATGACAAGCTCTTTATTTCAGGAGCAGTTTGTCAGCAGTTACACACAGTCCTTTTTTCCAACTTTTACACCTGACCCTGGCCTTGCAACCGCAAACCAATCCCAAGAGAGCAGCTTGGGCTCTGGGCAGCACTGGCTTGTGTCTTCCACTGCTGCTCCGTTATACGAAAGCGATATTAACACAGCAGCTCTGCTCTCTTGTGCCACTGTGGGGGTCAAAGGTCTGCCTTTCACTGGTAGCACTAGTACAAGTCTGGATTACTACACCAGTGCCACTGGATGGAATTCACAGGGTTCGCTAGAGAACAGCAGTAAAACCAGCTCAATTCTGCCTACTTGGGTTCTAGATGCAGGTCTTGAAAGATCAACACAATCGAATTACATTCCTGAGGATGAAGATATGTTGGAAATAGACCGGTCAGCTCTTGGAGTTTCTAAGAAGCTGGAAGGAGAAGATGCCACTGATTCGACATGGACCGAAACTCAATCTTCCATTAAATCTGTCAAATCCAGTGATGTAAGGATTTCGTCGGAGGCTCAACTGAAAAATCCTTCTATCAGTCCAGTTTCTGACATTCAGACTGCGAAAGACATGCAGAACAGGGCCAAAAATGGGATTAAAGAATCTGACTTTTTTCATTTTGACACTCAAACGTAA